Proteins encoded together in one Blastocatellia bacterium window:
- a CDS encoding hydrogenase maturation nickel metallochaperone HypA, which yields MHEVGYALKLIEHIEQAAKMADEGAVIRISVKLGMEKGIRPESLRAAFDWAKVDTIAESAELEIELIPVTIHCTLCDKVYVTEEPLTECPYCGALGGELLSGDEFLIDHIEFEASHASVHESARG from the coding sequence ATGCATGAAGTTGGCTATGCACTCAAACTGATTGAGCATATCGAGCAGGCCGCCAAAATGGCTGATGAGGGAGCGGTGATCCGCATCAGTGTCAAGCTGGGCATGGAGAAAGGGATTCGACCAGAGAGTTTGCGAGCTGCATTTGATTGGGCCAAGGTGGATACCATTGCGGAATCAGCAGAGTTGGAGATCGAGCTTATCCCGGTGACGATTCACTGCACACTTTGCGACAAAGTCTATGTGACAGAAGAACCGCTGACGGAGTGTCCGTATTGCGGCGCGCTCGGCGGCGAGCTTCTCAGTGGCGACGAGTTCTTGATTGATCACATCGAGTTTGAGGC